AAACTCTGAATGCCGCGCACGCTGCCGTCGATAAAAATCGTATCGAGATCGAGGCCGTGTTTTTTGAAGATGCCGACCTCCTTGGCGATCCAGTAGACCACCGAAGAGTTGCTCGAATCGGAGATGTAGGCGATGTAGCTTCTCGCTTGCGCCGGGAGGGCTGAAGCGATCGCGATTAAGATCGCGAGCGCAAATAGACGAGCCTTCATCTTGGGGCCTCCTTCGATTCGATTGCTTGGGCTTATCCTGCTTAGCGCATCTCGCTGATCTCAACAAGCCGCGGCAAAAATCATTTTAACTTAGTCCAATATTTCCACGTGAATATGAGTCCGGTGCTGCACAGCGCCGCAGCGGTGACGTACATCCACTCATATCCCGCGAGGTCGACGACCCAGCCATTCAAAAACGCGCCGATGCCGTTGCTCAGCGGAAACGCCATGGAGAAGCTCGCCATGGCGCGGCCGCGCCGTTCGCTGGGCGCTTGTTCCATGGCGAGAGCAAGAATACGCGAGCTGCCGATGGCTGCGCCCATCATGTAGAGGACGCCGCCCACCATGATTCCCGGTAGAGTGGAAACCGTCGGCAGCAAGAGCAAGCCGGCGATTTCGAGAATGAATGCGACGACCAATGAGCGGCCGCAACCGATCTTGTCCGATACCCGGCCAAGTAACGGGCGGGCGAGCAGGCTGGTGCCGCCGCTGACGACGTAGAACCAAGCGAAGTGATCGACGGCTTTCTCTCTGGCGTAGAGCACGACGAAGCTGGTGAGACAGGGCAGCGACAGTTGCAAGCAAAAGAGCAGCGCCGCGGCGAGGAGAATTTTTCGGTCGAAGACGTTGACGATTTCGCGCCACCAAGATTCTCCGCTTTCGCTCGATGCCGGCTGGGGCGTTTCGATCGACGGTCGAACCAACGCCGCACTGAGTGCAGCGGCGATCAACGCAAGAGTGAGTGAAACCGTGAAGGCGCCGCGAAAACCGCCGATGGGTGCGCTGGCGGGCAAGGCGATGATCCACAACGCTACAGCGGGAAAAAACATCGTGCCGCAGACTTGCGGCGCGCCGGCGGCGCGCTGCTGGCGAGCATGGTGTAGCCGCCGGTGTTGAGGGCCGCCCAGCCGACGCCGCGCAGACCGTCAGTCAGAAT
This genomic window from Deltaproteobacteria bacterium contains:
- a CDS encoding MFS transporter gives rise to the protein MFFPAVALWIIALPASAPIGGFRGAFTVSLTLALIAAALSAALVRPSIETPQPASSESGESWWREIVNVFDRKILLAAALLFCLQLSLPCLTSFVVLYAREKAVDHFAWFYVVSGGTSLLARPLLGRVSDKIGCGRSLVVAFILEIAGLLLLPTVSTLPGIMVGGVLYMMGAAIGSSRILALAMEQAPSERRGRAMASFSMAFPLSNGIGAFLNGWVVDLAGYEWMYVTAAALCSTGLIFTWKYWTKLK